The following proteins are co-located in the Waddliaceae bacterium genome:
- a CDS encoding HlyC/CorC family transporter, which translates to MTYDTTIIWLLLTIACIAIQAFFTMMEMASISFNTIHLQYSISRGDKKAIMLNFLLQNPARLFGTTLIGVNVALQVGSECSRMLYSSMGLNPNFSPITQVILVLIFAELAPMFAARRYSEHVAMSGIRILHAASKVLVPVTWAINILSRVVGRLFGAESANTTIFLTRDELQKTIEELKEPSHPDDDKEDFNAIAANIFNLRNTTAQKIMVPLSEVQMLPDHYTVGRMRILLNKAYYPYLPIFEGFRENVIGIAYPHDLIVVDDSSDVKSHVKPPWFISGDANIQHILHEFRTNGKNIAIVLDGDGSAIGILTLQDILDEIFGEMSVPLSPREKYLRVIDKTLPGTMKVTEFNDAFDADLDVSEAETLADLMKNILGHEPERSESVKVDQFEFTAEDSTLLGVQTISVKTIN; encoded by the coding sequence ATGACATACGACACCACGATTATATGGCTTCTGTTGACGATAGCATGTATAGCGATACAGGCGTTTTTCACTATGATGGAGATGGCGAGCATCTCTTTCAATACGATACACCTTCAATATTCTATAAGCCGTGGCGACAAAAAGGCTATTATGTTGAACTTCCTTCTTCAGAACCCTGCGCGTCTTTTTGGCACTACGCTTATTGGCGTCAACGTTGCTTTGCAAGTAGGCTCCGAGTGTTCCAGGATGCTTTACAGCTCTATGGGGCTAAACCCGAATTTTTCCCCTATAACGCAGGTTATCCTCGTCCTTATCTTCGCAGAGCTTGCTCCTATGTTCGCTGCGCGTCGTTATTCTGAACACGTCGCCATGTCGGGGATACGGATACTACATGCCGCGTCGAAGGTCCTCGTTCCTGTTACTTGGGCGATAAATATTTTGTCTAGGGTTGTGGGCCGTCTTTTCGGCGCTGAGAGCGCTAACACGACGATATTCCTCACCCGCGACGAGCTGCAGAAGACTATAGAAGAGCTTAAAGAGCCTTCGCATCCTGACGATGACAAGGAAGACTTCAACGCCATCGCCGCCAACATTTTCAATTTAAGGAACACTACCGCGCAAAAGATAATGGTTCCTTTAAGCGAGGTGCAGATGCTCCCCGACCACTATACTGTGGGGCGCATGCGTATTCTTCTCAACAAGGCTTACTACCCATACCTTCCTATCTTCGAAGGTTTCAGGGAGAACGTCATAGGTATAGCATACCCTCATGATCTTATCGTTGTCGACGACAGTAGCGATGTAAAAAGCCATGTCAAGCCACCGTGGTTTATCTCTGGCGATGCAAACATACAGCATATCCTCCATGAATTTCGAACCAACGGCAAGAACATCGCCATCGTCCTCGACGGCGACGGCAGTGCCATAGGGATTCTCACCTTACAAGACATCCTCGACGAGATCTTCGGGGAGATGAGCGTTCCGCTATCGCCTCGCGAGAAATATTTGCGTGTCATCGACAAGACGCTTCCTGGGACGATGAAAGTCACGGAGTTCAACGATGCTTTCGACGCCGATCTTGACGTCTCCGAAGCTGAAACTTTAGCGGATCTCATGAAAAATATATTAGGCCACGAACCCGAGCGTAGCGAGTCGGTGAAGGTCGACCAATTTGAATTCACCGCCGAAGACAGCACGCTTTTGGGGGTACAGACGATATCGGTTAAAACCATTAATTAG
- a CDS encoding HlyC/CorC family transporter, translating to MISFLIIGLIVFTLCSGFLSGTETAMFSLSSIKVRTYQHSHDDRKRLIARLVLHPRDLLVTILMLNIFANIMVQNFASSLFGSFAGWSLRVGVPLAITLVFGEIIPKSLAIRNNERLAPIASPVISSLQSFFGPIRKVIIGITGAISRVLFFFLSKESPVTKKELQHMLKASKNRGVLFHEEAELIQGYLNLQETNAKELMHPREDIVCYDIGDPIAVLRDIFVEKKFSRVPVYDGDLDNIIGVATARRFLLHRHNISDPEDLRPFLRKAFFIPETTPAKSLFSQYRENDEALALVVDEYGSIAGVITREDLFEEVVGRIAEHHDEKPLYTRSADDIIIASGRLEIDDVEEVFDIELPSPNNMVTIGGWLIEELGDIPSPGTRHTSHGLLFHVLAADKTRIRRIYIRKLATPRGSRL from the coding sequence ATGATATCATTTCTTATTATAGGTCTTATCGTCTTCACTTTATGTTCCGGATTTCTTTCTGGCACAGAGACAGCGATGTTTTCTTTGTCGTCGATAAAAGTCCGCACATACCAGCATTCTCATGACGATCGCAAGCGTCTTATTGCGCGTCTTGTCCTTCATCCTCGCGATCTTCTTGTGACGATTTTGATGTTGAACATTTTCGCTAATATCATGGTACAAAATTTTGCGTCTTCGTTATTTGGTTCTTTTGCTGGGTGGTCGTTACGTGTCGGTGTTCCTTTAGCTATAACGCTTGTTTTTGGGGAGATCATCCCAAAGTCTCTTGCCATTCGCAATAACGAGCGTCTTGCTCCTATTGCCAGTCCTGTTATTTCGTCGTTACAGAGCTTTTTTGGCCCTATCAGGAAGGTTATCATCGGCATTACTGGTGCGATATCGCGGGTATTATTTTTCTTTTTAAGCAAGGAGAGTCCTGTCACTAAGAAAGAGTTGCAGCATATGCTGAAGGCCTCGAAGAATCGCGGGGTGTTATTCCATGAGGAGGCCGAGCTCATCCAAGGGTATTTAAATCTCCAGGAGACCAACGCCAAAGAGCTTATGCATCCTCGTGAAGACATTGTTTGCTATGATATCGGCGATCCCATCGCTGTACTTCGTGATATCTTCGTAGAGAAGAAATTTTCTCGCGTCCCTGTCTATGACGGCGACCTTGATAATATTATCGGTGTTGCTACTGCGCGGCGTTTTCTTTTACATCGTCATAATATCTCCGATCCTGAGGATCTCAGGCCTTTTCTTAGGAAGGCGTTCTTCATTCCGGAGACAACGCCAGCGAAGTCTTTATTCTCTCAATATCGCGAAAATGACGAAGCTCTTGCTCTCGTCGTCGACGAATATGGCTCTATCGCTGGTGTCATCACCCGCGAAGATCTTTTCGAAGAGGTTGTTGGCCGTATTGCTGAGCACCACGATGAGAAGCCTTTATATACACGTTCTGCCGACGATATTATCATTGCCAGCGGCCGTCTTGAGATCGACGATGTCGAGGAGGTTTTCGACATAGAGCTTCCTAGTCCTAACAACATGGTAACCATCGGCGGGTGGCTTATCGAGGAGCTTGGCGACATCCCCAGTCCCGGCACTCGGCATACAAGTCATGGCCTGCTGTTCCACGTCCTTGCTGCCGACAAGACGCGCATACGTCGTATATATATCAGGAAGCTCGCCACACCGAGGGGGTCGCGACTATGA
- a CDS encoding ribose-phosphate diphosphokinase, whose protein sequence is MFSERIAQYLCTTLDDLILDTFPDGEAWAQAVEDVTNNDVFIVQSMAHKPDVFLMQLLIIVDALRRASARTITAVVPYLGYCRQDRSNRGQEPITARLVASMLEKAGITRMITMDLHTEQVEGFFEVPVENINATATLFDALEISATDDFVIVAADSSAMKRAQHLAEKKGLNIAVVDKRRRNDVEAVAVLGDINGKNVVIIDDICSTATTLTQAADACIAAGAREVYGIVTHGIFAEGAIEKIEKSPMVRLIVSDTIAGVERNSTVIKKVSVAKLFGEVIKKIVTI, encoded by the coding sequence ATGTTTTCAGAAAGGATAGCGCAATATCTATGCACTACCCTCGACGATCTTATCCTTGACACATTTCCTGATGGCGAAGCTTGGGCACAGGCTGTTGAAGACGTTACAAATAACGACGTCTTTATAGTACAGTCGATGGCGCATAAGCCCGACGTGTTCTTGATGCAGCTGCTGATAATCGTCGATGCCCTTCGTAGAGCTTCGGCACGGACGATAACAGCAGTAGTGCCATACCTAGGGTATTGCCGGCAAGACCGTAGCAATAGGGGACAAGAACCCATAACGGCACGACTCGTCGCCTCTATGCTCGAAAAAGCGGGCATAACGAGGATGATAACGATGGACCTACATACCGAACAGGTGGAAGGGTTCTTCGAAGTGCCTGTCGAAAACATAAATGCCACGGCGACGCTGTTCGACGCCCTGGAAATATCGGCAACAGACGATTTCGTCATCGTTGCCGCCGATAGCAGCGCAATGAAGAGGGCACAGCACCTCGCAGAGAAGAAAGGACTTAACATCGCTGTCGTCGACAAAAGACGCCGCAATGACGTCGAAGCAGTAGCGGTGCTCGGTGATATAAACGGTAAAAACGTCGTCATCATCGACGATATATGCTCTACAGCGACGACGCTGACACAAGCAGCAGATGCTTGCATCGCTGCAGGAGCACGAGAAGTATATGGTATAGTAACTCATGGCATCTTCGCAGAAGGCGCCATTGAGAAGATAGAAAAAAGCCCGATGGTGAGACTCATAGTGAGCGACACCATTGCTGGCGTCGAAAGAAATAGCACGGTGATCAAAAAGGTCTCGGTAGCAAAACTTTTCGGAGAAGTTATTAAGAAAATCGTGACGATATAG
- a CDS encoding 50S ribosomal protein L25: MKLSVTKRAKATKKEAKRFRREGNIPAVIYSTRNDAENIVVDGEEFATAMRAIEKGGLPTTTFTLTDGEGKERRAVVKDIQYHITSYDILHLDFVELFDDVTVRVNVPIRFKGVEKCEGIKLGGVLRSVIRYCNVSCLPADIPQQFVLDVSKLAMTQSLRLRDIAFSKGVKPLSNVDEVAVVIAKR; encoded by the coding sequence ATGAAATTGTCGGTAACAAAGAGAGCAAAAGCTACGAAGAAAGAAGCTAAGCGTTTTCGTCGTGAAGGTAATATCCCCGCAGTGATATATTCTACACGTAATGACGCAGAAAACATCGTCGTAGACGGTGAAGAATTCGCCACAGCTATGCGCGCCATAGAAAAAGGTGGGCTGCCAACGACTACATTTACTTTGACCGATGGCGAAGGCAAAGAACGCCGCGCTGTTGTTAAAGATATACAGTATCACATTACAAGCTATGACATCTTACACCTAGACTTCGTAGAACTTTTCGACGACGTCACAGTACGTGTCAACGTGCCAATACGCTTTAAAGGTGTAGAAAAATGCGAAGGAATAAAACTCGGAGGAGTGCTTCGTTCCGTGATACGCTATTGTAATGTGTCATGCTTACCAGCAGATATCCCACAACAATTCGTCCTAGACGTCAGCAAGCTAGCAATGACACAGTCGCTGCGACTGCGTGATATCGCTTTCTCGAAAGGCGTAAAGCCTCTGTCGAACGTCGATGAAGTCGCCGTAGTTATAGCAAAACGATAA
- a CDS encoding aminoacyl-tRNA hydrolase, with the protein MLIVGLGNPGRQYAKTRHNIGYMVVEDFAAKIGATFKEEKRFLGKMAKGVVGDVTVRMLLPETYMNRSGMAVRKTADFFGINAADILVVADDVAIDFGMARIRPKGGAGGHNGLKDITLHLGTTKYCRLRIGIGDREHGDLSGHVLSGFNKEEKERLDDIVVDGADIVRRWCREDIITIMNDVNVKQKSSTENEENKEQEETPKE; encoded by the coding sequence ATGCTGATAGTAGGCCTCGGGAACCCCGGAAGGCAATATGCTAAGACACGCCATAATATAGGATATATGGTAGTCGAAGACTTCGCAGCGAAAATAGGCGCTACTTTCAAAGAGGAAAAGCGCTTCCTAGGAAAGATGGCTAAAGGCGTCGTCGGTGACGTAACAGTCAGGATGCTCCTCCCCGAAACATATATGAACCGTAGCGGTATGGCAGTAAGAAAGACAGCAGATTTCTTCGGCATCAACGCCGCTGATATCCTCGTCGTCGCTGATGATGTCGCTATCGACTTCGGAATGGCAAGAATACGCCCAAAAGGCGGTGCAGGAGGACATAACGGCCTCAAAGATATAACACTGCACCTAGGGACAACAAAATACTGCCGACTAAGGATAGGGATCGGAGACAGAGAACATGGTGACCTGTCGGGACATGTCCTCAGCGGCTTTAACAAAGAAGAAAAGGAACGCCTCGATGATATCGTCGTCGATGGCGCCGATATAGTACGGCGATGGTGCCGCGAAGATATCATAACGATAATGAATGATGTCAACGTCAAGCAAAAAAGTTCCACTGAAAATGAAGAAAATAAAGAACAAGAAGAAACCCCTAAAGAATAA
- a CDS encoding 30S ribosomal protein S6, with amino-acid sequence MNKEKKNLYEGMYILSSTLSDDARKKALDKIVVEITSQHGEIHKIHEQGRRKLAYEIDGHLEGYYYLIYFSIAPSAIEELWKEYHLNEDLVRFMTIRAEEVKETLEFKTLEEK; translated from the coding sequence ATAAACAAAGAGAAAAAGAATCTATATGAAGGGATGTATATCCTGTCGTCAACACTTAGCGATGACGCCAGAAAAAAAGCCCTAGATAAAATCGTCGTAGAAATAACGTCACAGCACGGTGAGATACATAAAATCCACGAACAAGGAAGACGTAAGCTCGCTTATGAGATCGATGGACATCTAGAAGGATATTACTACTTGATATATTTCTCAATAGCACCGTCGGCGATAGAAGAGCTGTGGAAAGAATACCACCTCAACGAAGACCTTGTACGTTTTATGACGATACGCGCCGAAGAGGTTAAAGAAACATTAGAATTTAAAACTTTAGAAGAAAAATAA
- a CDS encoding 30S ribosomal protein S18, whose product MGNTSQGPKRRKPFGRKRRKTCPFTSAGIKPADIDYKDVETLKRFITERGKILPRRITGISASHQRKLSSAIKLARHVALLPFVAEE is encoded by the coding sequence ATGGGGAACACCTCACAGGGACCAAAAAGACGGAAGCCTTTCGGACGTAAAAGACGTAAAACGTGCCCGTTCACATCTGCAGGGATAAAGCCAGCAGATATCGATTATAAAGACGTAGAGACATTGAAGCGATTCATCACAGAACGCGGAAAGATTTTACCTCGAAGAATAACAGGCATCTCGGCAAGCCACCAAAGGAAGCTTTCCAGCGCAATAAAATTAGCGCGACATGTCGCCCTTCTGCCTTTCGTAGCAGAAGAATAA
- a CDS encoding 50S ribosomal protein L9, producing MTKQSELLLLEDVEGLGRSGDIVVSKAGYARNFLMPKGYAVLADNNAKRMQSRLQEERLKKAALDKEQSEAVAKLVNDITVTTEVKVDNEGHMYGSVGTADIAALLEQQGIAVEKRSIKLKHPIKKAGIYDITLNLKEDVDAAFKLKVMPDEASTFVFKEEEDEVPAEETPVVEEAPVAEEAEVAPVAEAEEAPAVEEAPAKDVTE from the coding sequence ATGACAAAACAGAGTGAACTACTTCTTCTTGAAGACGTCGAAGGCTTAGGACGTAGCGGTGACATCGTTGTCTCTAAAGCAGGATATGCTCGTAATTTCCTTATGCCTAAAGGATACGCCGTCCTCGCTGACAACAACGCTAAACGTATGCAGTCGCGACTACAAGAAGAACGTTTGAAAAAAGCTGCCCTAGACAAAGAACAGTCCGAAGCAGTAGCAAAACTTGTTAACGATATCACAGTAACAACAGAGGTTAAAGTCGACAACGAAGGGCATATGTATGGCTCTGTTGGTACGGCAGATATCGCAGCGTTACTAGAACAGCAAGGCATCGCTGTAGAGAAACGTAGCATAAAACTTAAGCATCCAATAAAGAAGGCTGGTATCTACGACATCACACTAAATCTAAAAGAAGATGTCGATGCTGCTTTCAAGCTTAAAGTTATGCCTGATGAAGCAAGTACCTTCGTCTTCAAAGAAGAAGAAGACGAAGTCCCAGCTGAAGAAACACCAGTAGTTGAAGAAGCTCCTGTCGCCGAAGAAGCCGAAGTGGCTCCCGTCGCAGAAGCCGAAGAAGCTCCTGCTGTCGAAGAAGCTCCTGCCAAAGACGTTACTGAATAA
- the ispE gene encoding 4-(cytidine 5'-diphospho)-2-C-methyl-D-erythritol kinase: MLKLSSPAKVNLFLKVVRRRDDGFHDIVSLFQTISLEDRLTFSFSEKDKVSCSDPSIPTDGRNLVNKARDLFRKKTGTDATFDIAIEKNIPAEAGLGGGSSNAATTLWALNTLAGNPATHDELREWASELGSDVAFFLSHGTALCTGRGEKIKELPPLPQQDIWIVKPHYGLSTPLVYKTLDPTTITPCDAESLISNFYNNNPQYVNDLETPAFTITPELSALKDTLLANDYDAVLMSGSGTSIFCIGNTTPPTIPNTTTFKTTFINRSTDSWY; the protein is encoded by the coding sequence ATGCTGAAACTATCGTCTCCGGCGAAAGTCAACCTATTTCTTAAAGTGGTACGCCGTCGTGACGACGGCTTCCACGATATCGTCTCGCTATTCCAGACGATATCATTAGAAGACAGGTTGACTTTTTCTTTTTCAGAAAAAGACAAAGTCTCATGCTCAGATCCCTCCATCCCTACCGACGGAAGGAACCTCGTAAACAAAGCACGAGACCTCTTCCGTAAAAAGACGGGCACCGACGCCACATTCGATATCGCCATAGAGAAAAACATCCCAGCAGAAGCAGGCCTCGGCGGAGGAAGCAGCAACGCCGCAACAACACTATGGGCGCTAAATACCCTAGCAGGAAACCCTGCTACACACGACGAACTAAGAGAATGGGCTTCAGAACTCGGCTCCGATGTGGCATTCTTCCTGTCGCACGGCACAGCACTCTGCACAGGACGCGGAGAGAAAATAAAAGAACTGCCACCACTGCCACAACAAGATATATGGATAGTAAAACCCCACTACGGCCTGTCAACACCCCTCGTATACAAAACCCTCGACCCCACAACAATAACACCCTGCGACGCAGAATCACTAATATCAAACTTCTACAACAATAACCCACAATACGTCAACGACCTCGAAACTCCAGCCTTCACAATAACACCCGAACTCTCAGCCCTTAAAGACACCCTCCTCGCCAACGATTACGACGCTGTCCTCATGTCAGGGTCAGGAACAAGTATCTTCTGCATAGGAAATACCACACCACCCACAATCCCAAACACAACAACCTTCAAAACAACATTCATCAATCGTTCCACAGATTCCTGGTACTAA